The DNA sequence gtccaaggaatatgagttaaagagaaagtaatctaaagagttagatgtgtgagacctttactctttcacactcttatcctaaaaggttcctagtcataggattatcacttggacattgataatccggaaagactagcacatactatgtatgctcaatatggaggatgatatgtctcttgtcatttgtgtggagacactaatacaagtatgtgggtgctcttaatttaaagagtacactgaacgcgatcattagagttcttgtatggagtcttacttacatgtcaaacttgaactctaaattgcaataatacaaattagtcctttgacctgagacaccatagttgtcttatgagtgaatggattatctcttgatgatgcaataatattgtgtcccttaatggatataatagatgcattcattggtataatcaattcggtcatggagacatgtgagtgtacaataaggaatctctatccttaagtaaataaggtgtatgttcaaagatgtgattcaataagtctttggccaaagcattgaatgagattaaaaaggagtttctaatcacattctaagaatcacataagaatgaaaatcacattaggggattgacatatcaattccataccccgatgatgtgatttagaacatagtgttagagaaggaccgtattgtattgtaattccaattgaataggttctttgtcattctacattaactagggtagtcatgatatgttgcaagacgtcactcatgacttgtgaagtccccgaggattaataaacatttataatcctaataacaagggagaatcaaaaatggagtttttgattcgtaaacaaaatagaatggtttctataaacttcactgccttgttaattagaacctaagagatcgcacaccatataagtggatcattgagattgtatatgaagaagattaaacaagagttggttatgaccaaataattaattagatttattatttggacataattaggtttttcgggtaaaaccgaacctattgggcctaaacgattgtcgggcTTTTCatgtggacttgggcttcactaaatgagatttaaatgaaagcccaagacacatttttagtgcccaataacaagtatggaccagccaaaatattggctttatgaaagtcaatattttcttttagtaattggagttatttcctattatataaaagtgaaagcatggacaaagacaataagtgtgtctccacactattattttcagatttgagagagagagagagaaagagttctcccttggtccattaccaaattaaaggaaagaagaacacttgcataatttcttcttttcttttatctttcttcatctcttgattcacttggtgaagatccttagaggccatatcattttgtggctttacttgttacatcaaagagaagattacaagcacaagaaggagtacaagaaggagttcttaatccaaggtgcttcaaggtggaggaaacacacacaaggagagatcaaggagaggaactttggtggttcacttggatcggattaaaatcacgctccaagggtgagtagaacataaactccctctttgttcttccttactatgcatgctatgtttatatacatatcacaataagccaagatcatgggttaaaggaatggattttatgtttagttagtagtttaatggttaaactaattccgcactaattaaaaagttttgaaatccatccattccttcagTCATCACTCCCCACCAATCTGTTGGCTCATGCTCCTTCAAATGCTTGAAAGACTGCATCATACCGACGTCTTATAGTACCAACACAGATAACCAATACTTTTGCGCGCTCGGTTGTGCTTCTTCATTGTGTTCCAGTTTCAGTACCAAGCAAAACCCAGGTAATTCAATTCAAATCctcaagtttttcttttcttactaaTAATAACAGAACAGATCGACCTCTTGAAGTTGAACTATCTAATTCAAAATCTTTAATTTGAGTTTCTTATTCGTTTGCAGAGTTGGAGAAAGTGGGTGGCTGCGTAGATTCATGCTCAGAGACCTGTAGTACCAAGAACACctaattagggttttgattatTAATTATCAGTTTATGATGCAATATATTATATATCACACATTCTCTTCATAGTGAAGTTATATTATGTAAGGCTATTGTGTAATTAAACATGATCGAGCCAGTTGTGAAATTTTCTTTGTGGCCTGTAATGTAGGTGTATCTGCACGTTTTGTTCTGGATCAGCTTCTAATTATAATAATGTTCACGGGTTCTCTTAAAAATGTACAAACAAGAATATCCAGGAAAACACCAAAAACGGACATATTAAATAATTGATCATGGCATGGCCTGGCATATTCGATCATCAGAAAGACAAAAAGAATCACAAGTTGAGTGGTGGGAGACTACCCGTGAGCTGGTTTGAAGGTTCGGACAAACTCTCATGTGAGAAATGTACTTGATCTGCTGTTCTTCACTAGCTTGCAATAAATTACTAAGCCGAACTCTTGGTTCTTTCTTGACGAGTAGTAAATGTTGGTACACTTttaagaagcaagaatcgacaCAAGTTTACACCATTAATTCAGGCGTTTATTAGTCAAATCAAGTTTCAGACTAATAGTACCCCAAGCAGGCCGGAAGAAGAGCGATATTTACACGTAAGTCATGGTAAATCGATCTTATCCATGAGCCAAAACACGTACACATAAAGAGACGTACTTTACcttcttcattttattaacaCAGCGGATTTGCATTTGTAATAAACATAATCCATCGTCAATTAATCATACTACTACAGACAAAATAAAGTACTGTGTTAATCAAAATCTGGACATTAATACGAAATCATATTAGGTAATTTTCATTGAAACATTCACCAAGTACGTCTGTACGGGCAAGTCTATTGGATTCTCTTTTAATGCTATACCAGATTTACCATAGCCACCTAGCCTATATAAACAGTTCAAAGAGGATGTGAAGCTTCACATTCagtagcatccaattacacaaagtAGGTTCCGTATTGctggtttgttttttttacttGGGTTACTCACAGGACAATCCACAGCTTTAGTCTTCGAGTTGTGCTATGGTGCTTGCTTTATCCGCTGTATGATCGAACCACCACACAGTCCCTTAAAATGCGGCTTGAATTGCTTGAAAAAGTGCATCTTACCCAACTGATCAGCCTACAAACCCTATATACTTCTGCACGCTTGGTTGTGCTAATTCTTCCTGTGCCAATATCAGCACCAATCTCAATCCAAGTAATTACAGATCTCTGTCTTttctatctctatatatatcttTGTTGTCATCTGTAATATTAAACTTGGGTcgtatttctttgtttttgatcAGATGAAGCCAGGAAGGAGAAGTGAAGGGTTGTGTGGATTCTTGCTCTGGGAGCTGCACTAATACATACCCACCTCTGAAGTATATATTAAGACCAATTTTTAGTAATTTATTGAGAGCTAATGAATAAAATCAGTACCTTATATATTTGTAtctcaaaaagaaaattaataaaatttacAAAACATGTAATTGACTTATATTAATAATCTATTTTGTCTAGCTAGTTTTAAAATACTTCTCCAGCAGTTATTTCTACTTTAGATACGTAAATGTATGTAGATTGTTCTATTTAAATGATACAAAAAAGTAACCAGCTGACCTCttttataaaataaaaggaaaaatgttcaagtaaatcaagaatgtgtctggcccaaactcgaggttacttgctttaattgaaatagagtttatattagagatattctcggagaattttaggagatatccaatcaatgtacgattatgtttccatgtacaactctatctctatgcttgtaatcctctatataaagatgcctctattatcaatgaaagtacgattcaattctctcccaattcagttttccttaaacacgttatcagcatgaagccctaaccctgaaataaatagccaaaccctgattcaagaagctaaaaaccttgaatccgaatacaaaaccatGAAgcattttctgcctccacctcacaccttgaagaactcgatcccaggagtccaaaaccggcggccccaccccaagaacaGGCTGGAAACCTACCGAATCGGCCACCGagagctccatacaactcgcagcatATATTCCATCGGTTCACCACCTTTTGAACCTCctattgctaccaaatttttcccACAGTAGCAACTCGACCTCAGAATTTAGGAACCGGAagcgggaaaaaaaaaaaaaaaaaaacggtctAAATGTTGCTGAACCGGCCTTCAGAAAACCCagcagaagagaaagaaaagaaaaaaaatggagaagaagcttggcccaaaaagaaagaagaaggagcccagcccaaagaagaaaagcccagaagcccactgaCCTGACCCGGCCCACTGACACACCTGACCCAccgccatgtcatcttccacgTCAGCCAGCCGGTCAACCCCTGAtcaacaacttttccggccattttcagGGGATTTTTTCTGACCACTTTTTCTGGTCAAATTTTCCCGgggacctatttcgaggtattttttactaaatgttcccgttttttagagtttttttttttaattcaatttctcttgtttttcagggacttgcaacatcccttcttctattcccctttcttcatcataggggagacctaattaagccgaactgtgggggttcgtgctcactccaagcttagagcttgttgagatctccaaacttaaagtttgtagagaatttatgatcgaccacttatgtcattgtttcgatctaatccaatacctcttggaattgaatttcttggaagcaattacgctcagaaattcctaatttcttgggaatGACTACGCTtggaaattttatatgttttcgtggtagccttttacgctccaaaactaaccctaatttcttgttctctttcaggatgagtaacctgaacaaattggactttgctccattgggaacaactggctctggatatcacaggtgtgttcgtgatgtccgccagcatctcgtGGCTAATGGAATCCTAGATaagattcttgagcctagccaggacgtgctaactgttgagcaagctcaagctttagaagtcaatagagcagccttagaggcaaataaggcgaaagccatcatcctaatgactcgtcatatggatgatccgctccagtacgagtgtatgaatgaagaagaccccagaaggctgtgggtctcactcgatgaaagatttggcaacgtccgtgactccctacttcctgacctagaagtgagatgacatagcctccgcttatgtgatttcaagtcatttcttgactacaactcggaagcacttcgcattaaatccttaatggaattctgtggtaaagagatcacaaatgtgatactaattgagaagactctttctaccttcctcatctctgcattgatggttgctaagaactatcgaatcgatgtcactgcaagacgaatcacaaggtttcatgagctcattagagctatgaatgtcgctgaaaagcatgacaacatccttgtgaagaactataattcaagatctgtgggaacagagcatattccggaatccaattatagtcgcgcccaaagagagggcgccaagagcgaaaccctaaccttaggaatacatttggatgttctggtccatataatcgctctacttgggaaggtaatcatcaaaataggcgaacacagaaccgaagaggtcaacatggaaagagggagggaggcaacgcctctacccatgttggtggcgccaccaacactaagagccatctaaatgacgttttcaaagcgcctcaatcgatggagtttgagcaaagagatgtatgttctcaatgtggagtgtatgatcattgggcacacatttgtagagctcgtgaagaaattgtcaccacctacaaagcatattgtgaagcaagagaagctcactgtgtggaacaagaagatcaagaagatgatctagagtggagggttgaagactacaaatctggctgggatcaatagatcgccaattctgtttaagtctttattttttcaagagatgtaatagccaattgccatatatttttgtagtaaatgccaatggtttagtttttcttcaaagtaggctcactcaaagtaagtgtgatgtctaggaaggttatgagattagttcACTACTACAAATTTCCCCATTAGCACCCTTTTTTTAGCCACTAAAAAGTTATCAGTGCCAAAATGAATAGTATTACACTGATATAAAAGATTGGTGGGTTTTTTTTCCTCTCACTGATCATCAGTGTGTATAGTACACAGTAGATGCCAAGTATTAATTGTTTAATCCGTATGACACTGTTAATGGGGTCAAACTTATTCTAGAGGAGCTGACACACTTGTTTTTAATCATTTTATCAGTTATGGTGATCTATGATAGCCGTCGGATCAGTGAAGAGCTGATCGAACGCTCAATAGACACAAGGCCCCTTTCCCTTTAATCTCTATCGAGACTCGAGTTCAGACTTCAGACCTAAAACCAGATCTAGTTTTTCCTCCCccagtcctctctctctctttctctctctccccttcggAGTTCAAACCTGAACAAGATCTACTTTTTTCTTCCCTAATTTTAGCTCCGTTCctgatctctctcctctctaatATTTTCTCTTCTGGGTGACTGGTTGCGCGTCTGAAGTCGTCCCTTGTACTATCTTCTCTCAACCCAGGTGACAATCTCAACCCACGCGAATCCCTTGTGTTTTGTATGTCTATTCATTGAATTTGGTTGACATTGATTTGCCTAAGTTTAATTGAAATTTCCGGGGGTAGGAGCTTTTAGGTTGAGCTATATGCTTCAGATTAGGAGAGTTATTCCGTGGTCCGGGGATTTAGGTTTGTAATATCCAAACATGCTTACCTTTATACTATGGAATAATGAATTGCTTtctggggggtaatagacatgcaatatcCCTTGTGCCGAATCCTATAATTGTGTAGTATAAAGATCTTTGAGTTGAAAGAGTGAGCTGCTCAAAAGAGTTATTGCTAGGATTTGTTAGGagtttatattctttatttattaattattcTTTATTATTCATCATTGTCCAAACATGAATATTACTCTAGTTTATGGATATTACTCTAGTTTATGATTGTACTCTCACACTACATTCTTTACTTCAAAAGGCTGGCTTGCACATATTTTCAAGAGCATCAGCTAAAGGGAAACGCGTTCAGGTAAGTCAGCTTTGTATATGACTGCTTCCCTTAAGTGCTAACTGGTGCTCTTTGAGCATCAAACAGTTGAAGCTGAACTAATACGGTACCTGATTAACTACTTTCTTCAGTCAAATATGGGGGCTAAGAACCATGTAATTGTGATGCCTGATGCAAGTCCTGATGCCACTTTGAATGGTTTAGTTGCCGCTGGTTTTGGTGCTGCAGGACAAAGGTGCATGGCACTCAGCACAGTTGTTTTTGTTGGAGGTTCCAAGTCATGGTATTGTGCTTTctgttcttctcttttctttattttttttcctttcacttTTCTGGATTGTCGAAATTCATCGAAGGTTGATGCCTTCTACATTAGTGTATCCTTTTTCTTTGAAGGATGAAAGCTATTATACTTACTATAAAGCATAACTACGTGAAGGTTCTTGTTGACCATTGAAGTGCTTGGTAGTTGATAAACATTAGCAGTATAAAGATAACTACTTATGTTAGAGGGTTTTTGGTCTGAAAGTAGGGGTTTTAGAGGTTTTTACTAGCCAATTCTACTGAGTCTTGTAT is a window from the Rosa chinensis cultivar Old Blush chromosome 2, RchiOBHm-V2, whole genome shotgun sequence genome containing:
- the LOC121051495 gene encoding thionin-like protein 2, giving the protein MDAKEVRSFAIITHLVVFGMLLVQSTASFKSCYESCFLLCVITPHQSVGSCSFKCLKDCIIPTSYSTNTDNQYFCALGCASSLCSSFSTKQNPELEKVGGCVDSCSETCSTKNT